GGCGTTGCATTTTATTTCCGAATTTATTGATTCTATTTAGCATCCTTAATACAAACACACTTGTAAAACTATTAGGATTTATGGTAGTATTTAAGGGTTATGAAAAGCACTATAGCAACTACAGTTAACCGCCGCATCAAACTGGCCCGGGAAGCGCTGGGTCTCTCCCAAATGAAATTCTCTAAGGTTATTTCTCTCTCCAGCGGCTACCTTGCGGGGGTAGAAGTGGAGAAGAGGAAGGTCAACGACCGGATTATCAAGCTGATCTGCGCTTCCTTTGGGGTTAATGAGAAATGGCTCAGGAACGGCGAAGGCGAAATGTTCAGTATTGATCCTGACAAAGAATTTACCAAATTGGTATCCCTTTATAAGGAACTCCATCCTAAGTACCAGGATTATATCCTAAAGCAGATCGACCTTCTTCTGGGTATACAGGATACTGCTCCCCTTAGCTAGTTTAGCCTTTTCATCCGGCCAAATATTTTCGGAGCAGGTCCATCACTTCATCAAAATCAATAGGCTTTCCGACATGGCTGTTCATACCGGTGGCAAGGCATCTTTCAACATCCTCTTTAAAGACATTAGCGGTCATGGCGATAATGGGGACCGTTTTAGCCCGGGGATTATCCAGGGCCCTGATAAGGCGGGTGGCTTCGTAGCCGTCCATACCGGGCATGTGTATATCCATAAAAATTAGATCGTAGCCTTCGGGATTTGCGCTAAACTTATCGTAGGCTATCTTCCCGTCCTCCGCCTCCTCTATAACCAGCCCCGTGGGTTCCAGGATGGTTATCACGATTTCACGGTTGATATCCACGTCCTCCGCCAGGAGTATACGCCGGCCGGTGAAATCATCCGCGGGAAGCTCCGCGGGATGTTCCGCGGGAAGCTCCGCTGAAGACGCCGCTGGAAGCGCTGTCCCAGGTAGGGCTCCGGTCTCCGATGGGATCGCCGGGGTTTGGCCCGGAAGCTTCGTTACCAGCGCCGCCGCCGGTAAATCCGCCTGTATGGTAAAAATAAAGGACGAGCCCTTATCCGGTTCAGACTCAATCCAGATGGTTCCGTTCATCATCTCCACAATCCGCTTGGAAATGGCCAATCCCAGTCCGGTACCGCCGAATTTGCGGGATATGCTGCCATCAACCTGTTGAAAGGACTGGAAAAGATTGGCCTGCTGCTCCTGGGAGATGCCTATGCCCGTATCGGTAACCCGGATTTCCAGGGTACACCGCAGCGCAGTTTCGCTTTCTTCCCCGGTTTCCGCCCCGGGCAGCCGGTCCGGAAAGGCTGCGTTCATATACTTCGCCGGTATCTCCATGCGGAGCCCCGCCTCGCTGTCCGGCAGCTTCCGCGCAGCGATGGTGATGCTCCCCCCCTCGGGGGTAAACTTGA
The window above is part of the Treponema primitia ZAS-1 genome. Proteins encoded here:
- a CDS encoding helix-turn-helix domain-containing protein; its protein translation is MKSTIATTVNRRIKLAREALGLSQMKFSKVISLSSGYLAGVEVEKRKVNDRIIKLICASFGVNEKWLRNGEGEMFSIDPDKEFTKLVSLYKELHPKYQDYILKQIDLLLGIQDTAPLS